One region of Bacillus zhangzhouensis genomic DNA includes:
- the crtI gene encoding phytoene desaturase family protein has translation MKKHILIAGGGIGGIISALYLKKAGHDVTLVEKNERLGGRLAFVREKGYKVDEGPTIVLLPAILKGILHEVGIDESSLELLQLDPLYTIQYQDGTSYTKYADALRQLDEIRRVFPKEDQGFLRFMEEMTERFQEGQQAFLEKSFHEKRTFFTKANMKILMKLKAYRTVQSALKKYFSDERLRDAYALQTLYVGGNPYEASAIYSLVSYSEHAHGIYYLKGGYASLVDILEEQLIKMGVHVRKNEEVTQLVFEGKQAVKAKVNDEHVAADAFVINGDYPASLKKLGLEEQDRRKYVPSSGCVMVYLGLNKMYHKAPVHQFFMGEHFDQHMKEVFQTKTIPQDPSFYTFNPSIIDPSLAPDGCSVLYMLIPVPSGDHINWEEETDFVENMVDRLEQRGFPRLRESIVWKKIRTPNDSLREGLFEGGSFGLAPNLFQSGVFRPQVKVRETDNLYAAGASIHPGGGVPIVMQSAKLMASVLLKDLNDRKEVKLSG, from the coding sequence ATGAAAAAACATATATTGATTGCAGGCGGCGGTATTGGCGGAATAATCTCAGCGCTTTATTTAAAAAAGGCTGGACATGATGTCACCCTTGTCGAAAAAAATGAACGGCTTGGCGGGAGACTTGCTTTTGTACGTGAGAAAGGATATAAAGTAGATGAAGGTCCGACTATTGTCCTACTTCCTGCAATATTAAAAGGCATTTTACATGAGGTAGGAATTGATGAATCATCTCTTGAGCTGTTGCAGCTTGATCCGCTGTACACCATTCAATATCAAGATGGAACCTCCTATACGAAATACGCTGATGCACTTCGTCAGCTAGATGAAATCAGACGTGTATTTCCAAAGGAAGATCAAGGGTTCCTGAGGTTTATGGAAGAAATGACGGAACGGTTTCAAGAAGGGCAGCAAGCCTTTCTAGAAAAATCATTTCACGAAAAACGTACATTTTTTACAAAAGCCAATATGAAGATCTTAATGAAATTAAAGGCGTATCGCACGGTACAAAGTGCTTTGAAAAAATATTTCTCAGACGAACGCCTGCGAGATGCGTATGCACTTCAAACCCTCTATGTTGGGGGAAACCCGTATGAGGCATCGGCTATTTATTCGCTTGTGTCCTATAGTGAGCATGCACATGGAATCTACTATCTAAAAGGCGGCTATGCAAGTTTAGTAGATATATTGGAAGAACAGCTCATCAAAATGGGTGTGCATGTAAGAAAAAATGAAGAAGTCACGCAATTGGTGTTTGAAGGAAAACAGGCAGTCAAAGCAAAAGTCAATGATGAACATGTAGCGGCTGATGCATTTGTGATCAATGGAGATTATCCAGCTTCGTTAAAAAAGCTTGGTTTAGAAGAACAAGATCGACGGAAATACGTGCCGTCCTCCGGCTGTGTGATGGTGTATCTTGGGTTAAACAAGATGTATCATAAAGCACCTGTTCATCAATTTTTTATGGGAGAACACTTTGATCAGCATATGAAAGAGGTTTTTCAAACGAAAACGATTCCACAAGACCCGTCATTTTATACATTTAATCCATCGATCATTGATCCATCTCTTGCCCCAGATGGCTGCAGTGTTCTATATATGCTGATTCCCGTTCCTTCAGGAGATCATATCAACTGGGAAGAGGAGACAGATTTTGTCGAGAACATGGTGGATCGTCTTGAGCAAAGAGGCTTTCCGAGATTGCGAGAGTCGATTGTCTGGAAAAAGATCAGAACACCAAATGATTCCTTGCGAGAAGGATTGTTTGAAGGCGGCAGCTTTGGGCTTGCGCCTAATTTGTTTCAATCAGGTGTCTTCCGCCCACAAGTGAAGGTCAGAGAGACAGATAATCTTTATGCGGCAGGTGCTTCCATCCATCCGGGCGGCGGGGTGCCGATCGTAATGCAAAGTGCGAAGCTCATGGCTTCTGTATTACTAAAAGATTTGAATGATAGAAAGGAAGTGAAGCTAAGTGGTTGA
- a CDS encoding squalene/phytoene synthase family protein, with translation MVDVQTALKVCEETIHTHSKTFYRAFSMLPKKKRQAVWAVYSFCRRADDIVDESPSPKEDLASFRETFEQFLQGEVDRNDPIWVALEYTFQEFRMDEAPFRDLLQGQEMDLEQQRYETLDELLIYSYHVASTVGLMLLPIIAPRKKEQLKEAAISLGIAMQLTNILRDIGEDQAERDRIYLPKQVMDQFGYTEQELTEGIVNQAFQHAWEYIAFEAEAYYEEFFDHLHEFPLYSRIPVKAAAHFYKAILDKTRENEYRVFTERAFISNQEKALILEDIT, from the coding sequence GTGGTTGATGTACAAACAGCATTAAAAGTGTGTGAGGAAACCATTCACACCCATTCAAAAACGTTTTACCGGGCCTTTTCCATGCTGCCTAAAAAGAAAAGACAGGCCGTCTGGGCCGTGTATTCTTTTTGCCGGAGAGCAGATGACATTGTAGATGAGTCCCCTTCGCCAAAAGAGGACCTTGCATCCTTTCGGGAGACGTTTGAGCAATTTTTACAAGGCGAGGTAGACCGGAATGATCCGATATGGGTGGCGCTAGAGTATACATTTCAAGAGTTTCGGATGGATGAAGCCCCGTTCCGTGACCTGCTCCAAGGACAGGAGATGGATTTAGAGCAGCAGCGATACGAAACGTTAGATGAACTGCTCATCTATTCCTATCATGTTGCTAGTACCGTTGGACTGATGCTCCTTCCCATTATTGCACCGCGTAAAAAAGAGCAGCTAAAAGAAGCAGCCATTTCGTTAGGGATTGCTATGCAGCTAACCAACATTCTTCGAGATATCGGCGAAGATCAGGCTGAAAGAGACCGCATTTATTTGCCAAAGCAAGTGATGGATCAATTCGGGTACACAGAGCAAGAATTGACAGAAGGGATTGTAAATCAAGCTTTTCAGCACGCCTGGGAGTACATTGCCTTTGAGGCAGAGGCATACTACGAGGAGTTTTTTGACCACCTTCATGAATTCCCGCTATATTCACGGATACCAGTGAAAGCAGCAGCTCATTTTTATAAAGCCATTTTAGATAAAACAAGAGAAAACGAATACCGCGTCTTTACAGAGCGAGCATTTATTTCAAACCAGGAAAAAGCACTTATTTTAGAAGATATTACGTAA
- the crtI gene encoding phytoene desaturase family protein yields MKIIVIGAGPGGLAAAMMLQSKGHDVHIYEKQPFVGGRNSKLQLGDFTFDTGPTFLSMIHIAEELFTFAGQNLYDYIDVIELKEMYRLIFQDNQLDVIRDRDEMYKRLEAFAPGEGEGYLRFMKDTKRKMDRLTPILQSKMDRFYHYLRPMVIKALPQLSLNKSLYDVLSDYFSNESVKYAFTFQSKYLGMSPWECPGAFSILSFMEHDTGVFHPKGGVNQLSEAMAKAAVEAGAALHLSAGVEKLLTEGRTVKGIRLESGEEIQADEVIVNGDFAHVMTKLVEPGLLKKYSEKKLKKKKFSCSTFMLYLGLDTMYDEPHHTIVFSDDYARFVKGITKTYELPDDPSIYIQNASVTDDSLAPKGKSALYVLAPVANNQSGIDWQAHQDEFRELVLDTLERKTGFQNVRQHIEVERMITPKQWEEELYVYEGATFNLGHQLTQMMVLRPHNEFDELKHCWLVGGGTHPGSGLPTILESARITANAILSKENHLHKTMRHQEKESAS; encoded by the coding sequence ATGAAAATCATTGTGATCGGAGCGGGACCAGGGGGTCTTGCAGCAGCTATGATGCTTCAAAGCAAAGGACATGATGTTCATATATACGAAAAACAGCCCTTTGTTGGCGGACGTAATTCTAAGTTGCAACTTGGTGATTTCACGTTTGATACAGGTCCTACCTTTCTCAGCATGATTCATATTGCAGAGGAGCTGTTCACCTTTGCTGGTCAAAATCTTTATGACTATATCGATGTGATTGAATTAAAAGAAATGTATCGATTAATTTTTCAAGACAATCAGCTGGATGTGATTCGAGATCGCGATGAAATGTACAAACGATTAGAAGCCTTTGCACCTGGTGAGGGCGAAGGGTACCTAAGATTTATGAAAGATACAAAGCGCAAAATGGATCGTCTGACACCCATTTTACAAAGTAAAATGGACCGCTTTTATCATTACCTTCGTCCGATGGTGATCAAAGCACTTCCACAGCTTTCGCTTAATAAAAGTTTGTATGATGTATTGTCAGACTATTTTTCGAATGAATCAGTGAAATATGCCTTTACATTTCAATCAAAGTACTTAGGAATGTCCCCGTGGGAATGCCCTGGTGCGTTCTCGATCCTTTCGTTTATGGAACATGACACAGGTGTTTTCCATCCGAAAGGCGGTGTCAATCAGCTGTCAGAAGCGATGGCAAAGGCGGCGGTTGAAGCTGGAGCAGCGCTTCATCTGTCAGCTGGCGTCGAAAAGCTGCTGACGGAGGGAAGGACAGTAAAAGGCATTCGTTTAGAATCAGGGGAAGAAATACAGGCAGATGAGGTGATCGTCAATGGAGACTTTGCACATGTGATGACAAAACTTGTCGAGCCAGGTCTTTTAAAGAAATACAGTGAAAAAAAATTAAAAAAGAAAAAATTCTCATGCTCTACCTTTATGCTCTATTTAGGACTGGATACCATGTATGATGAGCCGCACCATACCATCGTTTTTTCCGATGATTATGCTAGATTCGTCAAAGGCATTACGAAAACATATGAGCTGCCAGATGATCCGTCTATTTATATTCAAAATGCAAGTGTAACCGATGACTCACTTGCTCCAAAAGGAAAATCAGCTCTTTATGTGCTGGCTCCAGTTGCCAATAACCAAAGCGGGATTGACTGGCAAGCGCATCAAGATGAATTTAGAGAGCTTGTGCTGGATACATTGGAGCGGAAAACCGGCTTTCAGAATGTGAGACAGCATATAGAAGTTGAGCGGATGATCACACCGAAGCAATGGGAGGAAGAACTTTACGTATATGAAGGAGCTACATTTAACCTTGGCCACCAGCTGACGCAGATGATGGTCCTACGGCCGCACAATGAATTTGATGAATTAAAGCACTGCTGGCTCGTTGGAGGAGGAACGCATCCAGGAAGCGGACTGCCAACCATTTTAGAATCAGCACGTATTACGGCAAATGCCATTCTTTCAAAAGAGAACCATTTACACAAAACAATGCGGCATCAAGAAAAGGAGAGCGCCTCATGA